AAgacttttcttcatttctccGTACTCTCCGGCTCATATTGCCTCCTCGCTGGCTCATCCCATCAGGATGTCCTCAGTCAACCTCACCCGGGCCGTCCTCTCACCCCGGCCCCACAGCCAGGACAAGACATTGCAGGGCTTTGGAGCACAGTTGCCTCAAGAGCTTTCTGCTTTCAGCACCAGTTCTCAGACTCGCCAGGAGTCCCAGATGCAGATGCAGCATTCTGAGTGTCAGCGTGAAGTAAAGGCGTGTCAGTCCGGCTCTACCAAGAGCGCCGTCAGCAGTGGCACTCACGTTAACTCATCTCCAGTGTCCCAACCACCCACCTCAGTTCCTCAGTCCACTGCAGACCCTCAGAAGCATCTTTACAAGAAGGCCACTTCACCctcacttcctgcttcacatCCCTTCTACCTGGCCTCCCAGCGCAGCCGCTCCACCAACTCAGGTAGCAGTAATACCAAAGACTCCAACTATAAAGCTGAAACTCACTCAACACGTGCAAAGACGTCACCGGGCACCGCTGTACCTCAGAAAGCTACCAAAAAGCTGGAAGGAAAAGCAAATCCTGCTGAAGAGTTGGAGGAATTCCCAAATAAATTCCCATCCAAAGCGCCGGCTGTGGCCAGTTTGGAGTATTTACAACCATCTCGCTACCGGGCAGGAGCCAATCAGAAGCAAGACCTCAAAGAGGGGCGATCTCTACCCATTAGCTGTTTGACAAAGGCCTCAGATCATGAAATGACCTCTGGGGTTATCACTGACCGTAACATTTGCTCCCAAACTACAAGTAGTGCAGTGGACACTACTCGGAATCAGCAGGAATCTCCAGTTCCAACTGAATCTGTGGGGCAGGTAACCAGTATTCCCAGTCCAGCATCTTCTGGACAATGTCCTGCCTCCACATCAAAACCTGAATGGCCCAAAGTTTCTACTGCTGATTCTGTAAAAGGCAGCAAAGGGGAAACTTGCTCTagaaaacagagtaaaaatCCTTCCAAGCCCGACTCTAAAGAGAGCCAACCGGATCCGTCACAGTACCAACAGTTCAacccagaaaacaaaaactcctcCAACCAAATTCATAGGGACTCTTACCTACCTCATAGTTTAGGTTATGCTAACCGCTACGTCCCTTACTCTGTCGCTGAGACTCTGTCAATGCAGCGAATGACAACTAAGGGCCACGTCTTCCCCCATCCACTTTTGCTTGGCAACAGCAACTTTTACCAGTCACATGGCCTCCCGTATGGAATATTACCTTACCAGAGCTCAGATAAGATGGCCTCCATGTCTAACTGTCCAGGTCTCGAAAACAAAGATCCAAATCATAATTTGTCTAAGATCCATAGTAAAACCAGAGATGAAGAACAATTCATGAATCAGAAAAGGCAGGATGGTAGCCGTGGTCACAAGAACGACGACGAGAATGAAAAAACCATGAAACCAGCTTCAAAAGCAGCGCCAGATAAAGCCCAGTCTGCTGCCAGGGACGATGTAGTTTGCATTGATTTGGTACGTGAGGAGGAAAATGACAACAACTGCAACCCTCTCATGGAAGTTCCCCACAAACAGGGAACCAGTGGAGGGAACCAGTTCAAAGGTAAGAAGTCATGGCTTCCAGAAGGAACTCATTGGATCCAGAAGGCAGAGCAGAGTCGGAGCTTGCTACCCCAGACTCCATCCAGCTGTAATGTTTCACCGCTACCTTGTAGTAGTCAAGAACTCTCAGAAGAGGAGAAACCAGAAAGTCCATTTCCAGACATCCCAGAAGAGCTGACAATGCAATGTGCACGAACATCCTCTTGGCAGTTCTCCAGAGACTCTAAAGCTTCTGGTGGCGATGCCACAGTGACACCAGGAGTTGTTTCAAAGGAAGCAAAGCCTGAATCTTCAAGTAAATGTGACGGCCCTCAACAAGGCCCTCCAGAAAATCCAATCTCATTGGTTCCCAACGGTGGTGAAGGTAGTTCTGGTGAAACAAAACGTACAATCATCAATCCAAAGACTCCAGCTTTTGTTGGTGGTGATCTGTCTGAAAGTCCAGGTTCCACCAGTAAGGGACTGGTTTCTAATGATTCCAGTCCTCAGGTCCCATCGTGGAGCGTGTTAAATCCCAGATTCCCAACTGAGAAAGTCACAAACTCTCGGCCTTCCCTGTATCTGAGCATCGACCCCAAAGACCCAACGTGTACCACAGACAGAAGTCCAAATGTTGGGGGATCAAGTGGCTCTAATGTCGGTTTGAATGAACCCAGAATTTTCAGTTGTTCGCCTGGTGAAAATAGAAACTCTGTTGTTTCAAGCTGTGGAAACGGCATTGAACCGTTTGGTAACAGTGAGAACCACAATGCTACATGGCCCAGTTTCAGCTTGAGGGCTCCGGCTTTTGGAAAAACCAGCCCAACCAGTGGGAATGCCGCCTTAGATGGCCTCATGTTGTTCCCAAACAGTAACCACAGGCTCTCCTCATCTGGAAGTTTCACTGAGGGCCCTTCTGGTCCGAACCTTTTGGCTACCGATGGAGTTCACAATAACCTGACCCCACATGTTGACAAAGACCTTCTCATCAAGGCCAGCTGTACAAATGAAGGGAAGAATTTGCAGGATACTGCAACTCTCCTGGAAGATGATCCTGAAGACTCTGATAGCTGCAGAAACAGGCAGTCAAGCTTCAGCAAGAAGACGACAAACTCCCCTGACTGTGTGGGCAGCCATCTTAAAgacatgacctctgacctcctctCTGATGTCAGCGAGCAAAGTGCTCTCCAGGTAGGAGAACTTCTGACTTCTTTGCTTAAATAATCATGAAAACCTTCAGCCTGTTGTTCTTTGGTAGATTATTGGTTTTCCAGGATCATTAACGTAATTTAactcagaaaagaaaattcattTTGGTCAATTATTCCTGCTGTAAATAAGGATGGTACCGTATGTCAGATCTATGTTCAGGTCTTGG
This region of Xiphophorus hellerii strain 12219 chromosome 24, Xiphophorus_hellerii-4.1, whole genome shotgun sequence genomic DNA includes:
- the LOC116715621 gene encoding BCL-6 corepressor-like isoform X3, with translation MFELEEQEVRFGRRIRVRDGELQVDARTAHKMNPLAALSIDRNALVGESIRPHGGLIYPGIHPLSAQKPQDAGASLRLGYDLLYKPAVPLLEGQKSVNGCAELYKNSPPGLQKPLLVSAAEGNSLGLNPRSLPVEKQSEGSLNGAGNFLRLPWISPYMDASMYPFLDMAYKTSLLSASPFTQQQLAYQSLCATGSNTPGDERLFFISPYSPAHIASSLAHPIRMSSVNLTRAVLSPRPHSQDKTLQGFGAQLPQELSAFSTSSQTRQESQMQMQHSECQREVKACQSGSTKSAVSSGTHVNSSPVSQPPTSVPQSTADPQKHLYKKATSPSLPASHPFYLASQRSRSTNSGSSNTKDSNYKAETHSTRAKTSPGTAVPQKATKKLEGKANPAEELEEFPNKFPSKAPAVASLEYLQPSRYRAGANQKQDLKEGRSLPISCLTKASDHEMTSGVITDRNICSQTTSSAVDTTRNQQESPVPTESVGQVTSIPSPASSGQCPASTSKPEWPKVSTADSVKGSKGETCSRKQSKNPSKPDSKESQPDPSQYQQFNPENKNSSNQIHRDSYLPHSLGYANRYVPYSVAETLSMQRMTTKGHVFPHPLLLGNSNFYQSHGLPYGILPYQSSDKMASMSNCPGLENKDPNHNLSKIHSKTRDEEQFMNQKRQDGSRGHKNDDENEKTMKPASKAAPDKAQSAARDDVVCIDLVREEENDNNCNPLMEVPHKQGTSGGNQFKGKKSWLPEGTHWIQKAEQSRSLLPQTPSSCNVSPLPCSSQELSEEEKPESPFPDIPEELTMQCARTSSWQFSRDSKASGGDATVTPGVVSKEAKPESSSKCDGPQQGPPENPISLVPNGGEGSSGETKRTIINPKTPAFVGGDLSESPGSTSKGLVSNDSSPQVPSWSVLNPRFPTEKVTNSRPSLYLSIDPKDPTCTTDRSPNVGGSSGSNVGLNEPRIFSCSPGENRNSVVSSCGNGIEPFGNSENHNATWPSFSLRAPAFGKTSPTSGNAALDGLMLFPNSNHRLSSSGSFTEGPSGPNLLATDGVHNNLTPHVDKDLLIKASCTNEGKNLQDTATLLEDDPEDSDSCRNRQSSFSKKTTNSPDCVGSHLKDMTSDLLSDVSEQSALQRAMLQFSELELREGGGRGEEEEELADGQQEAGRRDEEEDEEEERRNREEGGGERRGTPSAAAETLRGLNPSCSLKHRLYRHTEPLPVLQERDDHQIQPFGSGAPFQGNRLALRSSPNIPMSRRRIFSLEPFHQSSIISSRQKRGRGEAGGDDGGTGSPTKRVRVTNDSILDDVKKLKVRIELNGLRLNKPRPPGELSQWLPSGDKSTELEGKLSPERSEVNGSWSEPRFLRRDAATVFHQAPPSLTSMTSMTSMTSTRLQDKPPTAGESLKVCAPPSSFPGDHHLFRFHGDGLDAPKGKRPFKMKHSLGAERDEGGSDDEERSGKVSQLDASKSPDQNPASPETQQSARPVPPEVRRLIVNKNVGETLLQRAARLGYQEVVLYCLERRLCDVNHRDNAGYCALHEACARGWLGIVRLLIGHGADVNCGSQDGTRPLHDAVENDHLEVVRFLLACGADPTLTTYSGRGPLSMTHSAAMETFLEDYLSDIQGRSEGDPGICWEFHGSSVCEPTYEGGAYNILADPPGPDEDEEDEEEDMEEENRVRREVFEFELSDRPLLPCYNIQVAPSQGHQLGCRKRLRKEKRKERRRERRRRERRRREKKERRRKKMRRERRQRGAG
- the LOC116715621 gene encoding BCL-6 corepressor-like isoform X4 — encoded protein: MFELEEQEVRFGRRIRVRDGELQVDARTAHKMNPLAALSIDRNALVGESIRPHGGLIYPGIHPLSAQKPQDAGASLRLGYDLLYKPAVPLLEGQKSVNGCAELYKNSPPGLQKPLLVSAAEGNSLGLNPRSLPVEKQSEGSLNGAGNFLRLPWISPYMDASMYPFLDMAYKTSLLSASPFTQQQLAYQSLCATGSNTPGDERLFFISPYSPAHIASSLAHPIRMSSVNLTRAVLSPRPHSQDKTLQGFGAQLPQELSAFSTSSQTRQESQMQMQHSECQREVKACQSGSTKSAVSSGTHVNSSPVSQPPTSVPQSTADPQKHLYKKATSPSLPASHPFYLASQRSRSTNSGSSNTKDSNYKAETHSTRAKTSPGTAVPQKATKKLEGKANPAEELEEFPNKFPSKAPAVASLEYLQPSRYRAGANQKQDLKEGRSLPISCLTKASDHEMTSGVITDRNICSQTTSSAVDTTRNQQESPVPTESVGQVTSIPSPASSGQCPASTSKPEWPKVSTADSVKGSKGETCSRKQSKNPSKPDSKESQPDPSQYQQFNPENKNSSNQIHRDSYLPHSLGYANRYVPYSVAETLSMQRMTTKGHVFPHPLLLGNSNFYQSHGLPYGILPYQSSDKMASMSNCPGLENKDPNHNLSKIHSKTRDEEQFMNQKRQDGSRGHKNDDENEKTMKPASKAAPDKAQSAARDDVVCIDLVREEENDNNCNPLMEVPHKQGTSGGNQFKGKKSWLPEGTHWIQKAEQSRSLLPQTPSSCNVSPLPCSSQELSEEEKPESPFPDIPEELTMQCARTSSWQFSRDSKASGGDATVTPGVVSKEAKPESSSKCDGPQQGPPENPISLVPNGGEGSSGETKRTIINPKTPAFVGGDLSESPGSTSKGLVSNDSSPQVPSWSVLNPRFPTEKVTNSRPSLYLSIDPKDPTCTTDRSPNVGGSSGSNVGLNEPRIFSCSPGENRNSVVSSCGNGIEPFGNSENHNATWPSFSLRAPAFGKTSPTSGNAALDGLMLFPNSNHRLSSSGSFTEGPSGPNLLATDGVHNNLTPHVDKDLLIKASCTNEGKNLQDTATLLEDDPEDSDSCRNRQSSFSKKTTNSPDCVGSHLKDMTSDLLSDVSEQSALQRAMLQFSELELREGGGRGEEEEELADGQQEAGRRDEEEDEEEERRNREEGGGERRGTPSAAAETLRGLNPSCSLKHRLYRHTEPLPVLQERDDHQIQPFGSGAPFQGNRLALRSSPNIPMSRRRIFSLEPFHQSSIISSRQKRGRGEAGGDDGGTGSPTKRVRVTNDSILDDVKKLKVRIELNGLRLNKPRPPGELSQWLPSGDKSTELEGKLSPERSEVNGSWSEPRFLRRDAATVFHQAPPSLTSMTSMTSMTSTRLQDKPPTAGESLKVCAPPSSFPGDHHLFRFHGDGLDAPKGKRPFKMKHSLGAERDEGGSDDEERSGKVSQLDASKSPDQNPASPETQQSARPVPPEVRRLIVNKNVGETLLQRAARLGYQEVVLYCLERRLCDVNHRDNAGYCALHEACARGWLGIVRLLIGHGADVNCGSQDGTRPLHDAVENDHLEVVRFLLACGADPTLTTYSGRGPLSMTHSAAMETFLEDYLSDIQGRSEGDPGICWEFHGSSVCEPTYEGGAYNILADPPGPDEDEEDEEEDMEEENRVRREVFEFELSDRPLLPCYNIQVAPSQGHQLGCRKRLRKEKRKERRREKKERRRKKMRRERRQRGAG
- the LOC116715621 gene encoding BCL-6 corepressor-like isoform X5, with amino-acid sequence MFELEEQEVRFGRRIRVRDGELQVDARTAHKMNPLAALSIDRNALVGESIRPHGGLIYPGIHPLSAQKPQDAGASLRLGYDLLYKPAVPLLEGQKSVNGCAELYKNSPPGLQKPLLVSAAEGNSLGLNPRSLPVEKQSEGSLNGAGNFLRLPWISPYMDASMYPFLDMAYKTSLLSASPFTQQQLAYQSLCATGSNTPGDERLFFISPYSPAHIASSLAHPIRMSSVNLTRAVLSPRPHSQDKTLQGFGAQLPQELSAFSTSSQTRQESQMQMQHSECQREVKACQSGSTKSAVSSGTHVNSSPVSQPPTSVPQSTADPQKHLYKKATSPSLPASHPFYLASQRSRSTNSGSSNTKDSNYKAETHSTRAKTSPGTAVPQKATKKLEGKANPAEELEEFPNKFPSKAPAVASLEYLQPSRYRAGANQKQDLKEGRSLPISCLTKASDHEMTSGVITDRNICSQTTSSAVDTTRNQQESPVPTESVGQVTSIPSPASSGQCPASTSKPEWPKVSTADSVKGSKGETCSRKQSKNPSKPDSKESQPDPSQYQQFNPENKNSSNQIHRDSYLPHSLGYANRYVPYSVAETLSMQRMTTKGHVFPHPLLLGNSNFYQSHGLPYGILPYQSSDKMASMSNCPGLENKDPNHNLSKIHSKTRDEEQFMNQKRQDGSRGHKNDDENEKTMKPASKAAPDKAQSAARDDVVCIDLVREEENDNNCNPLMEVPHKQGTSGGNQFKGKKSWLPEGTHWIQKAEQSRSLLPQTPSSCNVSPLPCSSQELSEEEKPESPFPDIPEELTMQCARTSSWQFSRDSKASGGDATVTPGVVSKEAKPESSSKCDGPQQGPPENPISLVPNGGEGSSGETKRTIINPKTPAFVGGDLSESPGSTSKGLVSNDSSPQVPSWSVLNPRFPTEKVTNSRPSLYLSIDPKDPTCTTDRSPNVGGSSGSNVGLNEPRIFSCSPGENRNSVVSSCGNGIEPFGNSENHNATWPSFSLRAPAFGKTSPTSGNAALDGLMLFPNSNHRLSSSGSFTEGPSGPNLLATDGVHNNLTPHVDKDLLIKASCTNEGKNLQDTATLLEDDPEDSDSCRNRQSSFSKKTTNSPDCVGSHLKDMTSDLLSDVSEQSALQRAMLQFSELELREGGGRGEEEEELADGQQEAGRRDEEEDEEEERRNREEGGGERRGTPSAAAETLRGLNPSCSLKHRLYRHTEPLPVLQERDDHQIQPFGSGAPFQGNRLALRSSPNIPMSRRRIFSLEPFHQSSIISSRQKRGRGEAGGDDGGTGSPTKRVRVTNDSILDDVKKLKVRIELNGLRLNKPRPPGELSQWLPSGDKSTELEGKLSPERSEVNGSWSEPRFLRRDAATVFHQAPPSLTSMTSMTSMTSTRLQDKPPTAGESLKVCAPPSSFPGDHHLFRFHGDGLDAPKGKRPFKMKHSLGAERDEGGSDDEERSGKVSQLDASKSPDQNPASPETQQSARPVPPEVRRLIVNKNVGETLLQRAARLGYQEVVLYCLERRLCDVNHRDNAGYCALHEACARGWLGIVRLLIGHGADVNCGSQDGTRPLHDAVENDHLEVVRFLLACGADPTLTTYSGRGPLSMTHSAAMETFLEDYLSDIQGRSEGDPGICWEFHGSSVCEPTYEGGAYNILADPPGPDEDEEDEEEDMEEENRVRREVFEFELSDRPLLPCYNIQVAPSQGWIL